The Solibacillus sp. FSL W7-1436 genome window below encodes:
- the tadA gene encoding tRNA adenosine(34) deaminase TadA: protein MLENKDHHYMQEALEEAKKAAALGEVPIGAVIVYKDEIIARAHNLRETTQNALTHAESMAIQEACSKIGSWRLEETTLYVTLEPCPMCAGAILQSRIPRVVYGARDVKAGCVDSLYRLLNDPRFNHECTVTEGVMAEECGQILTDFFKALRDRKKAEKLARKQQSEK, encoded by the coding sequence ATGCTCGAAAATAAAGATCACCATTACATGCAGGAAGCATTGGAAGAAGCAAAAAAGGCTGCTGCGCTTGGAGAAGTGCCGATCGGCGCGGTTATTGTATATAAAGATGAGATTATTGCACGTGCACATAATTTACGCGAAACAACCCAAAATGCTCTGACACACGCAGAAAGCATGGCCATTCAGGAAGCTTGCAGCAAAATAGGCAGCTGGCGGCTGGAAGAAACTACTTTATACGTCACGCTTGAACCTTGCCCGATGTGTGCAGGAGCTATTTTGCAATCGCGCATACCACGGGTTGTTTATGGTGCACGTGATGTAAAGGCGGGCTGTGTCGACTCATTATACCGTCTGCTCAATGATCCGCGTTTTAATCATGAATGTACTGTAACGGAAGGTGTTATGGCAGAAGAGTGCGGACAAATTTTAACAGACTTTTTCAAAGCGCTTCGCGACCGTAAAAAAGCAGAGAAATTAGCAAGAAAACAACAATCCGAAAAGTAA
- a CDS encoding deoxynucleoside kinase, with translation MSVPFITVEGPIGVGKTSLSKAVSQTFDYHLLKEIVDENPFLGKFYEDINEWSFQTEMFFLCNRYKQLSDIHEIIEAQGPVVADYHIFKNLIFAKRTLKPNEYEKYESIYRILTADMPKPNMVIYLHASLDTLMKRIAMRGREMEKNISRDYMEQLSSDYHQFIGHFEKMHPEIPVISLNGDELDFVKNEEDLNYVLRLVEEKLQQRSLHQK, from the coding sequence ATGTCTGTGCCATTTATAACAGTAGAAGGTCCGATTGGTGTTGGGAAGACCTCATTATCTAAGGCCGTATCACAAACGTTTGACTATCATTTATTAAAAGAGATTGTAGATGAAAATCCATTTCTCGGTAAGTTCTATGAAGATATTAATGAGTGGAGCTTCCAAACGGAAATGTTTTTCCTGTGCAATCGCTATAAACAATTATCTGATATTCATGAAATTATTGAAGCACAAGGGCCAGTAGTGGCTGATTATCATATATTTAAAAATCTGATCTTTGCAAAACGTACTTTAAAACCGAATGAATACGAAAAGTACGAGTCGATCTACCGAATTTTAACTGCTGATATGCCAAAGCCAAATATGGTCATCTATTTACATGCAAGCTTAGATACATTAATGAAACGGATCGCTATGCGCGGTCGTGAAATGGAAAAGAACATTTCACGTGACTATATGGAACAACTTTCAAGCGATTATCATCAATTTATCGGACATTTTGAAAAGATGCATCCAGAAATTCCTGTCATCTCATTAAATGGGGATGAGCTTGATTTTGTGAAGAATGAAGAAGATTTAAATTACGTACTACGACTAGTAGAAGAAAAGTTACAACAAAGGAGTTTGCATCAGAAATGA